Below is a window of Halomicrobium mukohataei DSM 12286 DNA.
TTCTCCTGTACCGAGGTGTGTCCGAAAGACATCCCACTGACCGAGCACATCCAGGAGCTCAAACGGGAAGCAGTCAAGAACAACCTCAAGTTCTGGTAATCCTAAGGGAGACTAACAATGCACGAACACGACGTGATCGTGGTCGGTGCCGGCGGTGCCGGCCTCCGAGCGGCGATCGCAGCCGACGAAGAGGGTGCCGACGTGGCACTCGTCACGAAGCTCCACCCCGTCCGGAGCCACACGGGCGCGGCCGAGGGTGGCATCAACGCAGCACTGCGCGAGGGCGACGACTGGGAACTCCACGCCTACGACACCATGAAGGGGTCGGACTATCTCGGGGACGCCCCCGCGATCGACACCTTCGCCCAGGACGCCCCCGAAGAGGTCGTCCAGATCGAGCACTGGGGGATGCCGTTCTCCCGCGAGGACGACGGCCGCGTCTCGCAGCGTCCGTTCGGCGGGATGTCGTTCCCGCGGACGACCTACGCCGGTGCGGAGACGGGTCACCACCTGCTGCACACGATGTACGAACAGGTCGTCAAACGAGGCATCGAGGTGTACGACGAGTGGTACGTCACCAACCTCGCCGTCACCGACCACGACGACCCGGAAGAGCGCCACTGTCACGGGGCCGTCGCCTACGAGATCGCGACCGGCAACGTCGAGGGCTTCTGGGCCCGCGACGGCGTCATCCTCGCGACCGGTGGTCTCGGACAGGCCTTCGATCACACGACAAACGCCGTCGCCAACACCGGCGACGGCTGTGCGATGGCCTACCGCGCGGGCGTCCCGATGGAAGACATGGAGATGATCCAGTTCCACCCGACGACGCTGCCCTCGACGGGCGTGCTCATCTCCGAAGGCGTCCGTGGCGAAGGCGGGATCCTCTACAACGACGAGGAAGAGCGGTTCATGTTCGAACACGGTTACGCGAACAACGACGGGGAACTCGCCTCTCGTGACGTTGTCTCGCGGGCCGAACTCACCGAAGTCAACGCCGGCCGCGGCATCGAGGACGAGTACGTCGACCTCGACATGCGCCACCTCGGCGAGGAGCGCATCCTCGATCGCTTGGAGAACATCCTCCACCTCGCGGAGGACTTCGAGGGGGTCGACGGCCTCGACGAACCGATGCCGGTCAAGCCCGGCCAGCACTACGCTATGGGCGGCATCGAGACCGACGAGAACGGCGAGACCTGTATCAGCGGACTCTACGCTGCCGGCGAGACGGCCTGTGTCTCGCTGCACGGCGCGAACCGTCTCGGGGGCAACGCGCTGCCGGAACTGCTCGTGTTCGGCGCACGCGCCGGCCACCACGCCGCGGGCAAGGACATGAAGACCGCCGAGATCGAGACCGGCCGCTCTGCCAAGAGCGAGGACGGCGACGTGTCGCCGCCCGTCGAACCCGGCGCGATCACGGCCAACGGCGAAGGCGACGTTGCAGCGGACGGTGGTGAGCGATCCTCGTCGGACCGTCGGTCTGACGCTGCGATGGTCGAGCCCAAGGAGACGCTGGAACACACCGTTCAGCAGGAACGAGAGCGAATCGAGTCGCTGCTGGAAGCGGACGGCATCAACCACGCCGAAGTCCGCTCGAACGTCCAGGAGACGATGACGGAGAACGTCAACGTCTTCAGAAAAGAGGAGAGCCTCAACGACGCGCTGCGTGACCTCCGGCGCGCACGCGAGCGCTACGAGGACGTCGCCGTCGCCGACCCCTCGCGCACCTACAACACGGACCTGATCCACACCATCGAGACGCGCAACATCCTGGACGTGGCCGAAGCGATCACGCTCGGCGCACTGGCCCGCGAAGAGTTCCGCGGCGCTCACTGGCGCGCGGAGTTCCAGGAACGGCGCGACGAGGAGTGGATCAAGCACACGATGCTGGCCTGGGACGACGGGACGCCGGAGCTGTACTACAAGCCGGTCCTGCTGGAGAGCCAGTGGAAAGAGTACGAACCCAAAGAGCGGTCGTACTGACCACTCCGTCGTCGCGGCGTCGACGACGCTCGCCGCTGTCGACGCGACCCGCGACCTGATCGCCGGTCAGCTGGCGTCGACGCGTTTTCTCGACCCCAACCGCTTAGGCAGTGGCACACTTCCCTCGTGGTGATGCGACTCACCGGGACCGTCGTCGCCGACGCCGACACCGTCTACGAGGACGGCGCGGTCGTCACGAGCGGTGACGAGATCGTCGCAGTCGGGGACCGCCAGCGTCTGGTCCGGCAGTACCCGGACCACGACAGCCGATCGTTCGACATCGTCGCGCCGGGGCTGGTCGGCTCGCACGTCCACTCGGTACAGAGCCTCGGACGGGGGATTGCCGACGACGAAGCGCTGCTTGACTGGCTCTTCGATCACGTCCTCCCGATGGAGGCTGCCATGGACGCCGAGCAGATGCGGACCGCGGCGACGCTTGGCTACATGGAGTGTCTGGCCAGCGGCGTCACGACCGTCGTCGACCACCTCTCGGTCGCGCACGCCGACCAGGCTTTCGAGGCGGCCGGCGAGATCGGGATCCGCGGCCTGCTCGGGAAGGTGTTGATGGACTACGACGCCGGGGCGCTACAGGAAGACACCGACGCGGCACTGGCCGAGTCCGAGCGCCTCATCGAGCGCTATCACGGGGCCTTCGACGACCGGATTCGCTACGCAGTCACGCCGCGCTTTGCCGTCTCCTGTACCGAGCGCTGTCTCAGGGGGGCTCGCGATCTCGCCGACGCCTACGACGACGTGCGCATCCACACGCACGCCAGCGAGAACCGCGACGAGATCCAGACGGTCGAGGACCGGACGGGCATGCGCAACGTCGAGTGGCTCGACGAGGTCGGCCTGACGGGGCCAGACGTGACGCTCGCCCACTGCGTCTGGACGGACGAGACCGAGCGGGCGATCCTCGCCGAGACCGACACCACCGTCGTCCACTGTCCCAGCTCGAACATGAAACTCGCCAGCGGGATCGCGCCCGTCGAGGCCTACTTGCAGCGGGGGATCACCGTCGCGCTGGGCAACGACGGCCCGCCCTGCAACAACACGCTGGATCCGTTCACCGAGATGCGCCAGGCGGCCCTGCTGGCGAAGGTCGGCGAACTCGACGCGACGGCGCTGCCGGCGGCGACCGCCTTTCGGATGGCGACCGAGCACGGGGGGCAGGCGACTGGCTTCGACGTGGGCGTCCTCGCGCCGGGTCGGCCGGCCGACGTGATCGGCCTCGCGACGGACACCGCCCGGGCGACGCCGGTTCACGACCCGCTCTCGCACCTCGTCTTCGCCGCCCACGGCGACGACGTTCGGTTCACGATGGTCGACGGCGAGGTCGTCTACGACGACGGCTCGTTCGCGAACGTGGACGGCGCAGCCGTCCGCGCGGACGCTCGACGGCACGCAGATTCGATCTACGCTGAGATCTCGTCCAAGGATTAATGCCCGTCTCGTCCCAACGACCGGCCGCGGAAGGGTGGCTCAGTGGTAGAGCGCCGCGACCGACTCCAGCATCGGTCGGCGGTCGTCCCTTCAGGGCTTCGCGTGGTTCGAATCCCGCCCCTTCCATCGTGCTCCGAACGACAGTGCGGAGCCGATGGTGACGCGCGGATTCGCGCCCTGGCAGACGAGCGCAGCGAGTCTTCCTCTGGTTCGAATCCCGCCCCTTCCATCGTGCTCCGAATGACAGTGCGGAGCCGATGGTGACGCGCGGATTCACGCGCTCTGGCAGACGAACGAAGTGAGTCTTCCTCTGGTTCGAATCCCGCTCCTTCCATCGTGCCTCCCATCCGGCGGCGAGCGACGCCGCGCTGTCGATTTTTCGTCGCGAACTGAGCCACACGGCGCGAGGCTGGCGACCGTGTCTCGTACGAGTGCTTCGGCTATCGATCGTGAAAAGCGTAGGAAAGGGGTGGTGGGTGGTGGTGGGTGCTGGCACCGGGGTGGTGCCGTACTTACACATTGTCGATGGATGGTAATAAATGCGTCGGCCAAGTATCAATGTAGATAATTGGAGCGAACGATCGCCGTTCTATCGTCTCTGACAGTACCGTTCGGGTGTTCTCCCCAGTGCTGACGAGCGGTTACCGGTTCCCTGGCGACTCTCCCGAAGTAATCGAGGCGGACACTGCAGGGGCTCGAATCCGCTCGTGTCGATATTTCTGTTCGCTGACGTTCGCAGCAAGAATGCGTGGGACCGGATTCGAACCGGAGGAAGACGAGCGTAGCGAGTCTTCCAGGGCTCGAATCCGCTCGTCCCATTCCTGCTGCTCACGAGTTTGTTCGCAGCAAGAATGCGTGGGACCGGATTCGAACCGGCGGACCCCTACGGGACAGCGCCCTCAACGCTGCGCCGTTGGCCTGGCTTGGCTACCCACGCTCGTTGCGTCGTGCGCATTCAGTCCTATTCCGTGGTTGGGTAAAAGCGCTTTCGTTTGCGACTCTCCGCGCGAACCTCTCACACTCGCGACAAAGCGGGCATTTCAAATACGTTCGGTCCGCTACGGCCCGCATGGCAAAATACTCGACCGGCAGTGGCAGTGGCAGCGCCGGCGAGAGCTGTGAACTCTGTGGCGCGTCCGATGCGGACCTCGAAACGGCGAACGTGGCGGGGGCGACGCTGCAGGTGTGTGCGGACTGCTCTCAGCACGGCGAGACCTCGAAAACCGAATCGTCGGACGGTTCTCGTGGTGACCGAGACACCGATCGAAAGCGCCGTGCGGCCCAGAACGCGGCCAAGATGGCCGACGCACAGCAGCCCGACGCCTCCCACTGGGAGGACGGCACGAACTACGAGGACGATCAGCTCCCGTATCTCGTCTCCGACTACGGTTCCGTGGTCACCGAGGCCCGCCAGGACGCGGGCCTCCAGACTCAGGAGCTGGCCGAGGAGCTGAGTGTCGACGAATCCGACGTTCTCGCCGTCGAACAGGGCCGCGCGACGCAGGCCGGCGTCGGCGGTTCGGTCGTCGCCAAGCTCGAAGACTTTCTTGACGTCGAACTGGCCGAGTGACGATCGCGTCGTGGCATCTATTGGCAAGGGTGCTGTACGTGGTGTATGCACCTTTCGTCCGAGCAGCGTGCTATCCGTGACACCGTCCGCGAAGTCGCGGCCGAGGAGATCCGGCCGGTCGCACGCGAGTGTGACCGCGAGCAGACGTTCCCCGAGGACGCCTGGGACACGCTGGCCGAAATCGACGTGACCGGCCTGACGGTTCCCGAAGCATACGGCGGCCTCGACGTCGATCGCCAGACGTACGCGGTCGTGAACGAGGCCGTCGCCCACGGCTCGTTGGCGGTGGCGACCGCGCTGTCGGTCCACTGTCTCGCGACCTCCTGTCTCGCGACCTTCGGAGACGAGCAGCTCCGGGAGGCGTGGCTCCCGGACATGGTTGCGGGCCGTCCGGTCGGGGCCTTCGCCCTCTCCGAGCCCGAGGCGGGGTCGAACCCTCGTCAGATGCAGACCGTCGCGCGCCGCGAGGGCGACGAGTACGTGATCGACGGCGAGAAGGCCTGGATCACGAACGGGCAGCGCTCTGGAGTCGTGATCGTCTTCGCGAAGACCGACCCGGACGATCCGAACTCGGTCACCCAGTTTCTCGTCCCCAAAGACAGCGACGGACTGACCGTCGGTTCGAAAGAGGAGAAGCTGGGGCTGCGAGCCAGCGACACGACGACGCTGACCCTCGATGATGTCCGCATTCCAGACCGGTACCGGCTCACCGAGGAGGGTCGCGGGCTCGCTGCGGCCCTGTCGATCCTGACCGGCGGACGGGTCGGGATCGCCGCACAGGCGGTCGGTCTCTCGCAGGCGGCCCTCGACGAGGCGGTCGACTACGTCACGGAACGCGAACAGTTCGACGGCCCGATCGGCGACATCCAGAGCGTCCGGCACACGATCGCGGAGATGGAGACGACCGTCCGGGCCGGCCGCGAGCTGACCCACGCGGCGGCGCGGGCCATGGACCGCGGCGACGACGCTCGTGCGAGCGCGAGCGTCGCGAAGTACTTCGCGACCGAGGGAGCCGTCGACGTGACCCAGCAGGCCGTCCAGCTCCACGGCGGCTACGGCTACACGTCCGAGTTCGACGTCGAGCGGTTCTACCGGGACGCCAAGGTGACGACGATCTACGAGGGGACGAGCCAGATCCAGAAGAACGTCATCGCCCGGTCGCTCCTGGGGGAGTGACCGAACGCTCTTGTCCGTCGGGGCCGTGCGCCCGCACATGAGCGCCGACTACGACGCCG
It encodes the following:
- a CDS encoding FAD-binding protein, whose amino-acid sequence is MHEHDVIVVGAGGAGLRAAIAADEEGADVALVTKLHPVRSHTGAAEGGINAALREGDDWELHAYDTMKGSDYLGDAPAIDTFAQDAPEEVVQIEHWGMPFSREDDGRVSQRPFGGMSFPRTTYAGAETGHHLLHTMYEQVVKRGIEVYDEWYVTNLAVTDHDDPEERHCHGAVAYEIATGNVEGFWARDGVILATGGLGQAFDHTTNAVANTGDGCAMAYRAGVPMEDMEMIQFHPTTLPSTGVLISEGVRGEGGILYNDEEERFMFEHGYANNDGELASRDVVSRAELTEVNAGRGIEDEYVDLDMRHLGEERILDRLENILHLAEDFEGVDGLDEPMPVKPGQHYAMGGIETDENGETCISGLYAAGETACVSLHGANRLGGNALPELLVFGARAGHHAAGKDMKTAEIETGRSAKSEDGDVSPPVEPGAITANGEGDVAADGGERSSSDRRSDAAMVEPKETLEHTVQQERERIESLLEADGINHAEVRSNVQETMTENVNVFRKEESLNDALRDLRRARERYEDVAVADPSRTYNTDLIHTIETRNILDVAEAITLGALAREEFRGAHWRAEFQERRDEEWIKHTMLAWDDGTPELYYKPVLLESQWKEYEPKERSY
- a CDS encoding 5'-deoxyadenosine deaminase, whose product is MRLTGTVVADADTVYEDGAVVTSGDEIVAVGDRQRLVRQYPDHDSRSFDIVAPGLVGSHVHSVQSLGRGIADDEALLDWLFDHVLPMEAAMDAEQMRTAATLGYMECLASGVTTVVDHLSVAHADQAFEAAGEIGIRGLLGKVLMDYDAGALQEDTDAALAESERLIERYHGAFDDRIRYAVTPRFAVSCTERCLRGARDLADAYDDVRIHTHASENRDEIQTVEDRTGMRNVEWLDEVGLTGPDVTLAHCVWTDETERAILAETDTTVVHCPSSNMKLASGIAPVEAYLQRGITVALGNDGPPCNNTLDPFTEMRQAALLAKVGELDATALPAATAFRMATEHGGQATGFDVGVLAPGRPADVIGLATDTARATPVHDPLSHLVFAAHGDDVRFTMVDGEVVYDDGSFANVDGAAVRADARRHADSIYAEISSKD
- a CDS encoding helix-turn-helix domain-containing protein, whose translation is MAKYSTGSGSGSAGESCELCGASDADLETANVAGATLQVCADCSQHGETSKTESSDGSRGDRDTDRKRRAAQNAAKMADAQQPDASHWEDGTNYEDDQLPYLVSDYGSVVTEARQDAGLQTQELAEELSVDESDVLAVEQGRATQAGVGGSVVAKLEDFLDVELAE
- a CDS encoding acyl-CoA dehydrogenase family protein yields the protein MHLSSEQRAIRDTVREVAAEEIRPVARECDREQTFPEDAWDTLAEIDVTGLTVPEAYGGLDVDRQTYAVVNEAVAHGSLAVATALSVHCLATSCLATFGDEQLREAWLPDMVAGRPVGAFALSEPEAGSNPRQMQTVARREGDEYVIDGEKAWITNGQRSGVVIVFAKTDPDDPNSVTQFLVPKDSDGLTVGSKEEKLGLRASDTTTLTLDDVRIPDRYRLTEEGRGLAAALSILTGGRVGIAAQAVGLSQAALDEAVDYVTEREQFDGPIGDIQSVRHTIAEMETTVRAGRELTHAAARAMDRGDDARASASVAKYFATEGAVDVTQQAVQLHGGYGYTSEFDVERFYRDAKVTTIYEGTSQIQKNVIARSLLGE